The following DNA comes from Cervus elaphus chromosome 8, mCerEla1.1, whole genome shotgun sequence.
TAACATTGTTATCATTTACATTCTCCTGCTGCTTATTGTCTTACTTGCATTTCATTGCTAGAATCGTAGAAAGGAGGAGCGGTGATTATGTTTGTACTCAAAAACTAATCTGATCAAGTCATTTCCCTGATTAAAAACTTCTGATATTGTTCCACTGCCCACAGAGAAAAATGCTACCTTTTCAAGAATCTGGTGACAGCTTCCTCTCCAATTACCAGACCCCAGTCATCCTTTACTCCCATCTTTTCTAAGCAAATGAAGCATTTTCACATCTCTTTGAATTTGCTCACATCTTTTTCTCACCCAGATCACTCTTCCCCACCTTCCTCCTGGTGAACTACTCACCCTCCAAAGCTTGATtagttgttgtcattgttcagtcactcagttgtgtccaactctctgtgaccccgtgggctacagcacaccaggcttccctatccttcaccatctcccggagtttcctcaaattagAATGTACCCTAATCCCTTGGCCAAAATGGATCTGAATCAGTTACATACATTAGACTGAAAGTAGCCAAAACACCATACCAAATGGGTAAGCAATATGGAAATCTACTCACATGATAGGAAGTCCTAGGGTAGCCCAGGATTTAGGGATGGTTGATTCAGCAGCTCAACACTATCATCAGGGTGCAAAGTTTTGTCCGTTTCCCACAATATTTAGCATCTGTATCATCCTAAAGCTGGTGTCCCTGGTACCACAGCTGCTAGCTGCAAATGGGGAACTATACAAGGAAGGGTGAGTGAAGGAAAGAACCTACCAAGTTTTGCCTACAGCACAATTGTGTCCAGAGCACTAAATCCCAGCATTAAAAAAGACTTTGAAATATTACCAGTTCTTAAATGCAAGCTTTGGTGGTGTAAGATAGAATGAAATGAGTaaataggaaaaaaggaagaaaacccaaGGAGGGAAAGGTACTAATAAGAAAAACTTAagacattaattttattaattattctcTTATTATAAAGTAAGAGGACTGTAAgttaaaataaactgttttaaatgctttttaattcCATTTAAGTCACTAGGATTTATcccattttaacattttcttataactacaggaaaaaatttttttttgccacatcatgcagcttgtgggatctgtTTCCCAGCCAAGGAGagagcccttggcagtgagagcatggagttcTAACCCACAGTAGAATTATTGAaatcaaaaaattaattttgaaaaattaatattaattcctttttttcttgttgctaatggaaaacttttaaaatcatagtaaaatatacataaaatttaccattataGCCATACAatttaagtgtacaatttaagtgtacaatttagtGGCATAAAGCACATTCACATCATTGTGCAGTCATCAACACTATTTATCTTCAGAACTTTATCATCATCCCAAGCTGCTATACTCATTACACAATAACGCCCCATTCCCaccttcccccagcctctggtaaccaccattctactttctttctttataaatctATTCCAAGTATCTCAAATGCATTGAATCATATAATGTTTGTCCTGTGTCTCACTTATTTCAATTAGGATAGTGTTTTCAAGGTTTGTCCAAGTTgtgaaatttatcaaaattttattcttttttaatgctgaataatattccattctatacatataccacatttcATGTATCCATACATCCATTCATTAAAGGGCACTTGTATTGTTTCTTCCATTTTGCCATAATAAAGAATGCTGTGATGATCATTGGGGTACAAACAGCTGCTTAAGtcactgctttcaattctttcgAGTATGCCTAGAAATGCAAATGCTGAATCGTGTGGTAATTAGatgtttaatttttgaggaactaccatgcaatcttccacagtggctctaCCATTTTATAGTCCCATCAACAATGCACAAGTTTTCCAGTTTCTCTGACATCCTCACTAACActtattttctgttctgttttttatAATAGTCATTCTAATGTGTATGAAGTATCTCATTGTAGGTTTAATTGCATATCcctaatgtatggatgtgagagttggactgtgaagaaaactgagcaccaaaaaattggttcttttgaactgtggtgttggagaagactcttgagagtcccttggactgcaaggagatccaaccagtccatcctaaaggaggtcagtcctgggtgttcattggaaggactgatgctgaagctgaaactccagtgctttggccacctcatgcgaagagttgacacattggaaaagaccctgatgctgggagggattgggggcaggagaagaggacgacagaggatgagatggctggatggcatcaccgactcgatggacatgagtttgagtaaactctgggcattggtgatggacagggaggcttggcgtgctgcgattcatggggtaacaaagagtcggacatgaatgagcaactgaactgaactgaatgattagcaatgttgagcatcttttcatgtgcttattggccattgtattatcttatttgaaagaaagtgaagttgctcagtcgtgtccgactgtttgcaaccccatagacttttttttttttaactgctccaGTCAATGAAAGGGAAACTTTATTGAGGCCCCAGGGCATGGGGCTTGGGCATGAGGTCACCCTGTGGTCAAAGGAGAAGCCGGCAGAGGGGCTTTACTTAACCTTCCTCTTGGGGTGCAGGTTGTTGGTTTGGCCTCACTTCTTCTTGCAGCAGTTGACAGCACAGGGGTGCAGGCGAGCATAACACTTGCGGCAGATCATCTTGTCGCAGCTATATTTCTGAGCGAGCTGGTGGAGGGAAGGCTCAATGGTGCCGCCTCACAGACGAAGCACCAGGCGCAGGGTGGACTCTTTCTGGATATTGTAGTCTGACGGAGCGCAGCCCTTCTCCAGCTGTGTGCCCACGAAAATTAGACGTGGTTGGTCAGGCGGGATGCCCTCCTTGTCTTGGATTTTGGCTTTGACATTCTCAGTGGTGTCACTGGGCTCGACCTCAAGGGTAATGGTCTTGCCCATCAGGGTCTTCACAGAGATCTGCATCTTTGAGTCTGCTGCTTGACCACCTCATTAAAGAGAAAGGGCAAgccctttttttaaattgggttttttttttaggggagcattgttattgtttttgctgaGCTGTATCAGTTCTCTGTACATTTTGAATATCAATGCTTTATCATACATGATTCACAAAAGTTTCTCACATTCCCTGGGTGGCCTCTTCACTCTGTTGATAGTCTCTGATGCACAGACATCTTTGTTTTGACAGACTCCAATATATCTATTGCCTATGCTTTAGTGTTacatccaagaaatcattgccaagtcTAATCTCATGAAGATTTTCCTCCGTGTTTtcatctaagagttttgtagCTTTGTGAAGCAAACTCACTTAGAAGGACAGCGTGGATAGTGGAGTTCAGTTTATCACACTGGCTGGTCCGAGGCAGAATTTCCTCTTTAGCCAGGGACGCTGACCGATTTTTGTGACAACCTTTTATACCCAAAGTGTATTTGTATACCCAAAGTCCACCTGGGACAATGTTAGTAAGAGATACAATCAGGTTACAGCCATAGACTTACATTCTAAAGCTATCTTGATGTAAAGTTTAGTCTACATCAATAAGCATTATTAAGATTACTTAATGGACATTGCTTTCCTTCTGGCTCTGAGAGATCTAGGTACGGGGTCTGCCTGTTTGGGTTTTTATCTGTCTGGGAAGCCTGCTTGGCTGTTAGTGTTTTATCTCTATGGCCTCCCTAGTATGCAGTCCAAAGTTCACCAAAGTGTAAGATGCagctccttttcttttaaaaatggagtcAGTCCAGTCAGGGCAACCTgctcctttccttcttcaggtttagttcttatatttaggtctctaATTCactttgagttagtttttgtataATACACGTTGTAAGGTAAGGCCCCAACTACATTCTTTCGCATGTGGATATCTAATTTTCCCAGGACTATTGTTGAAAAGACTGTGTTTTCTTCATTGAATGGTCTTGGGAACCCTGTCAAAATTCACTTGACCATGTATGTAAGGGTTTGGGTCTATGTTCTCTACTCTTCCATTTGTCCATATGTttatctttatgccagtaccacactgttttgattagtGTGATTTTGTAGtaattttgaaatcagaaagtgtgagaaTGTCAGCTTtgtccttctttttcaagattgtttctggggagttccctggtgtctgggggttaggatttggcactttcaCTTGCAGTGCTccaggttcaacccttggtctgggaactgtgtgtacttagtcattcagtcctatctgactctttgcaaccccgtggactgtagcccacaaggctcctctgttcatgggggttctccaggtaagaatattggagtgggttgccatgccctccttcaggggatattcccaacccagggattgaacccaggtctctcaaattgcaggcagattctttactgtctgagccaccagggaactgagatcctgcaaactACTTGGTaaggccaaaattaaataaataaaacccaactctttgtgaccccatggactatacagtccatggaattcttcaggccagaatactggagtgggtagcctttctcttctccaggggatcttcccaaaccagggagcAACTATTGCTAACTATTTGGATGTTGTTATGCaaagatctctagaactttttcatcttgtcaAACTGaaaggagattttaaaatacttgtccatggtgattttgtcttttgattttggTCACAACatgagccatgtgggatcttagttctccaaccacggattgaacccatgccccctgcattggaagcactgagtcttgaccactagacctccagggaagtcctgacagtggttttcaaaatatggtcctatgattttaattttttcctgctttcttcttctctataattttaatatttctataaaattagaatttttgaaagaaacaatGTGAAAAAGTCTTAATAAACTTATgtgtttcaaataaaatttttcaagGCAAACAGTTTTTTGTCTTTAGGCTTAAGTAACAAGAATCCAGACTGAGGAATGAAACAGGATGTATCACAGTTGCATATAGTTGAGGACAAGATCCTTCTAAAGCAGTGGTttgcattcagggttgattttgctCCCCCAGGGGACATATgacaatatctggagacatttttggttgccaTAACCATGAGGGTAATGCTAATAGTATCTAGAGGATTGAGACCAGGGATGCTGTTCAATATCCTCAAATACAGCAGACAGACCTGCACAATTGAGATTTTTTTGACCCAAACTGTCACAACAGTATGAGGTTGAGAGAATCTGTTCTAAAGAGTGGAGCACCAGAAGAAgctggtggaggtggggtgggaggggtttaagggaaggaaagaagactcCAGCCTGTGGAACCAGAATATTAACCAGAGAGCAACCAGGCTTGCCCAGGAGCCAGGGAAGGTAGAGAAGGGAGAGTCTTTGCAGGATTGTAGGATTATGAATCTGttatatttgcatataacttTGAATTTGTACGCAGCTGAACTAATTAGTCAAGGCTATTAGTCAAGACCATAGtcttgtatagatgtgagagttggaccataaagaagtcagagcactgaagaattgatgcttttgaactgtggtgctggagaaaactcttgagagtcccttggacagcaaggagatcaaaccagtccatcctaaagaaaatcaatcttgaatactcatcaggactgatgttgaagctgaagctccaatactttatccacctgatgtgaagaacccactcattggaaaaatcctgatgctgggaaagactgagagcaggaggaggaggggatgacagaagaggagatggttggatggcatcactgatttaatggacatgaacttgggcaaactccgggagatgaggagggacagggaagcctggcatgctgcagttaatggggtggcaaagagtcagacaggacttggggactgaacaacaacaacagaactaATTAGGCTTAGCCCTTAATTTGCAAAATTATTGGTTAAATAAAAAGTTAGTGTGTGACTAATAACCACCATGAGTTGCCTCATGAACTCCAGAGTTGGGAGCTTCCTGGGAGACACTGGCTGCGTCTGGAGGTGACCCTGGTCCACTCCGTCTCCAGGGAGCAGAGCCGAGCCAGGCGCATGAACAGGGCTTCCTGGGGTCCAGCACCCACCACCTCCCTTCCCCCGGTGTAATGTCTGCTGCATCCGCTCCTGAGCCGGGAGGACGGAAGAAGGCTCTCTCGGGGAAATCCCATCCTCCTTCAACCGTCCTGTGCAGAAGGCAGGGACCTCTGTGTCCCTCATCCTCGCACCAAGGAAAAGCTCTCTCATCTAGACGCCTCCCGCTGGGGCCCACCCTGACCTCTGACCCGGTCACTACCCCGTGTTGTTCCTCAAAAAGAGATCacttagaatatttaaaagataaataaaatatttcagtacaAGTGTTAGCCCGGTTAGGCGCTTTTGCTCGCTCCCCATCTCCTGAATAGGCTTCATTTAAAGGCCCCAGAGGCTCCAATGACAGTTTTACGCGGGTCATCAGTTCGAAAGCTCTGGAGAGTCTAAGAGAAAACATACAGtaagtcccccaccccacccccgccgtcATTATatagaaaagagacagaaaggaaatccTCCTCACCCGGGGGCCCCTTTTGTGTTGTTCCTGCCAACGCAGCAGCCCTCCCGCTATATAGACCGCGCGCCGGCCCCACCGCCCTGAACTCCATGCCCAAGTCCAGCAGCCATGGGGAAGGTGAGCCCCGCGCCGGCGGGAGGGGCCCGCAACCCGGCTGCAGGCCAGGCCTCTgagcctctccttccctcccttgcaGATCACCTTCTACGAGGACCGGGGCTTCCAGGGCCGCCACTATGAGTGCAGCAGCGACCACCCCAACCTGCAGCCTTACCTGGGCCGCTGCAACTCCATCCGCGTGGACAGCGGCTGCTGGATGATCTACGAGCAGCCCAACTTCCAGGGCCCGCAGTACTTCCTGCGGCGCGGAGACTACCCCGACTACCAGCAGTGGATGGGCCTCAGCGACTCCATCCGCTCCTGCCGCCTCATCCCCCACGTGAGTCCGGTCCCCCTGGGCCTGCCGTGGGCTCGGGTCACGCCGATCCCCAGCGCCGTGGTCAGACTGTGGGACGGTGGCCTTCCTTTGCCGGTTCTAACCGggttctcttttcctttataatATCTCTTAATTGAGAATGCAGTGCTCTtaactgagattttattttcctttattaaaattaaactcACCTCTACTGGGGGAAAGTGGCACGGTATTTGTTCAGAGTGCCTATGGCACAGGTGATGAACTCCTCACACTCCGGTGGTCTTAGGCTAGTCCCTGGgctatttctctctttcctcacctgtaaaatggggctactAGGGCAGCTAATTCCTAGAGCTGTGATGAGGTGGGAAGGAGATTGCCTGTCACCTGGCAAGCCACCCCCTCCTACAGATACTGACTACTTTGCACATCCAGGGTCTCTCAAGTCCTGCTTTTTGACTCAGCAAAACAACTAACCAGCAATGTGACTCCAGTAGCCCCTGCAAAGTCATTGCTATCCAAATAAAGCCCGAGCAGCCTGGAATTCCAGAGTTAGGGATGCTGTAATTTGACTGTGACCGAGTCCTATGGAAAATGTACCACTTTGGGTAAGTTTGAAAGACCCTCAGAGGGTTTAATGCCTTAATGGGACCCAGACTGGCATTAGGAGCCTGGAAATCTCAGCTTCCACCTTCCAGGCCTGACTCTTCTGGTTACAGCCTGAAAGTTCTAGTCATTAGTTTCTCATAAAAGAAGACAGAATGGTTGCCCCACATGTGTCAGGCTGTTGTGAAGATCAAAATTAGGTAACAGACATGTGAACCCTTTGCAAACTATGGAAGATGCCTTATTAGCAGTTTTTTTATGCCTCAGAATGAACTGCTTATGAGAACCTTTGCTAAGGAGGGTTTGATGGTGGAAGAAGGAAAACTGAATATGTACCTGCTGGGAAGAAACAATCAGATAAAGGCACAAGTGCTCAGAAGAGACAGACAGGATTCACCCAGGACTAACAGCCTCCCTTCCATTTTCCTAAACTTCATATAATCTATTGATCTAGGCAGGCCTCCCTCATGATTTTGAgcttctgtttttattaataaCCTTAAAGTGTTTCCCGGGTCATATGTTAGAGCCGAGGACTGAAACCTAACCATTACGATGGCTCTTGCTTTTTAAGACTTCAGAATAGCAGGACTCAAAGCAGAAAGGAAGGGATGAGGAGATGTCTGGTCCCAACTGCTGCCAATCTGTGCCTTACTCTGGGGAAAGcaattctgctttctctctccccagcctCTTCTGAAGCTACTGAGATCCAAACTAATGCCTCTTGCCAGGGAtatatttgccttttaattttaaaatctaattatttttatatcctcCAAGGAGAGCTCCAGACCACTGTAAGTCAATGGTCTTTATAAAGGAgagaacaaatattatatataaaattgctACTTAAGAATGGTACTAAGTAGGTACTAAATATGATTCATATAGGTTGTGGCCCTAGAAAACTCTAGGGAGCACCATGCATATcctttttattttggccacaccccacagcatgtgggatatgagttccccaaccagggaccaaacccacgccCACTTCATTGGAAGggcggagtcttaaccgctggaccaccagggaaggcctgcaTATCTTGATCTACGTGAATGGCACTCTCTTCAATTTTGCAGTGTGCAGTCTACCCAGCTGTATACAGTTGACCCTGGTGTTGGCTGTCTTTTTGTCATCTttgatatagaaaaaaattttaaatgcccaTTCCCCAAGGGGTGTGAGTGATTGGTGGCTAAAGACTAGGTTTTCTGACTTTTCCCATCTGTTGATTGCTGAACCCACAGACCAGCTCCCACCGGCTGAGGATCTATGAGCGAGAGGACTACCGAGGCCAGATGGTGGAGATCACAGAGGACTGCTCCTCACTCCACGACCGCTTCC
Coding sequences within:
- the LOC122698943 gene encoding gamma-crystallin F-like — encoded protein: MGKITFYEDRGFQGRHYECSSDHPNLQPYLGRCNSIRVDSGCWMIYEQPNFQGPQYFLRRGDYPDYQQWMGLSDSIRSCRLIPHTSSHRLRIYEREDYRGQMVEITEDCSSLHDRFHFSEIHSFNVLEGWWILYEMPNYRGRQYLLRPGDYRRYHDWGAVDARVGSLRRAVDFY